The following proteins come from a genomic window of Proteinivorax hydrogeniformans:
- a CDS encoding glycosyltransferase family 2 protein yields MGMNELIKTIIHHYSIGMLIYFLMVNLFYITIIILSLDRLKKFLKISGTDITAVSDYTKPISILVPAYNERETIIDSIQSLLDLDYPKFEIIVVNDGSKDDTLQRVISFYNLRRVNVELNNQVPSEHVRGVYSSFDRPNLVVVDKENGGKADALNAGINVSRFPLFCAIDADSFIEKKALIKVAKPFQKYSETIASGGIVRIANGCKIENGQLVKASLPKKMVEKFQVIEYFRAFLTSRVGWESLNSLLIISGAFGLFKKSAVIKVGGYKKTIGEDMELILRLHKEYIKEKIPYKISFASDAVCWTQAPDSLKGLKSQRLRWHRGLIDSMLKHKELLFNPRYGKVGMLSMPYFCLVEMLGPVIELVGYIILGLAIYYSVLSNVVLYIFLVAFLFGVLFSYSGILLEQLSYKRYNSLVEICLLFLYSLFEQVGYRQITVWWRFLAFLNFKKGSKQWGSIQRKSFTKGG; encoded by the coding sequence ATGGGAATGAATGAGTTAATTAAAACTATAATCCACCATTACAGTATAGGAATGCTTATTTACTTTTTGATGGTAAACTTATTTTACATAACTATAATAATCCTATCATTAGATAGATTAAAGAAGTTTTTGAAAATCAGCGGTACCGATATAACGGCAGTCAGTGATTATACAAAGCCAATATCAATACTAGTACCTGCATACAATGAGCGGGAAACTATTATCGATAGCATTCAATCTCTCTTAGATCTTGATTATCCCAAATTTGAAATAATTGTGGTTAATGATGGCTCTAAAGATGACACATTGCAGCGAGTTATCTCATTTTATAACCTTCGCAGAGTCAACGTAGAACTAAATAATCAAGTTCCTTCTGAACATGTACGGGGTGTTTACTCATCTTTTGATAGGCCTAACTTAGTAGTCGTAGATAAAGAAAACGGTGGCAAAGCAGATGCTTTAAATGCAGGAATTAACGTATCTAGGTTTCCATTGTTTTGTGCTATTGACGCCGATAGCTTTATAGAAAAGAAAGCGTTAATAAAAGTCGCTAAACCTTTTCAAAAATACTCAGAAACAATTGCTAGTGGTGGTATAGTTAGAATTGCTAACGGATGTAAAATTGAAAATGGTCAGTTAGTTAAAGCTAGCTTACCTAAAAAAATGGTGGAAAAATTTCAAGTGATCGAGTATTTTCGTGCCTTTTTAACCAGTCGGGTTGGTTGGGAGTCGTTAAACTCACTTTTAATAATTTCTGGGGCTTTTGGGCTTTTCAAAAAGTCTGCTGTTATTAAGGTTGGTGGCTATAAAAAAACAATTGGCGAAGACATGGAGCTAATTTTGAGGTTACACAAAGAATATATCAAAGAAAAGATCCCATATAAGATAAGCTTTGCTTCTGACGCTGTTTGTTGGACGCAAGCTCCTGACAGCTTAAAAGGGCTAAAAAGCCAACGGTTACGCTGGCACCGAGGTTTAATCGACAGCATGCTCAAGCATAAGGAACTGCTTTTTAACCCTAGGTATGGAAAAGTTGGCATGTTATCTATGCCATACTTTTGCCTTGTTGAAATGTTAGGTCCAGTTATAGAATTAGTAGGGTACATTATACTAGGGCTGGCTATCTATTATAGCGTTTTGAGTAACGTAGTTTTGTATATATTTTTAGTGGCGTTTTTGTTTGGAGTGTTATTTTCCTATTCAGGAATTTTACTAGAACAGCTTTCTTATAAAAGATATAACAGCTTAGTTGAAATATGTTTACTGTTTCTATATAGCTTATTTGAGCAGGTAGGTTATAGGCAAATAACAGTGTGGTGGAGGTTCTTAGCTTTTTTAAACTTTAAAAAAGGTAGCAAGCAATGGGGAAGTATCCAAAGAAAATCATTTACAAAGGGTGGTTAG
- a CDS encoding RQC-minor-1 family DNA-binding protein, with protein MKKLPKAEIKAIIRGADDLIFSGGRSLLAKVLKGSKEKKIYELKLDKSPVYGYFSGQKIDDVLAKVNWCIKNGYLDIEYDYRLPLLVYTPKGWEIEKDIYSDELLEQINEVCFTKEYEFAKQLKDRNRELILLLLDKIETSGRKQYVPFLMEWKKIDYKKVKKRINSVICTLNEEQ; from the coding sequence ATTAAAAAACTTCCTAAGGCGGAGATTAAAGCAATTATAAGAGGTGCTGATGACTTAATTTTTTCAGGGGGAAGAAGTTTATTAGCCAAAGTACTCAAAGGGTCTAAAGAAAAGAAAATTTATGAGTTAAAGTTAGATAAAAGTCCTGTATATGGATATTTTAGCGGCCAAAAGATTGATGATGTTTTGGCAAAAGTAAACTGGTGTATAAAAAACGGTTACCTTGATATCGAATATGACTATAGGCTTCCTTTGCTTGTGTATACACCAAAAGGTTGGGAGATAGAAAAGGATATATATTCCGACGAGCTACTAGAACAAATAAACGAAGTTTGCTTTACTAAAGAGTATGAGTTTGCAAAGCAGCTTAAGGATAGAAATCGAGAGCTGATTTTGCTGCTTTTAGATAAAATAGAAACCTCTGGAAGAAAGCAATACGTTCCTTTTTTAATGGAGTGGAAGAAGATAGATTATAAAAAGGTAAAAAAGAGGATAAATTCTGTAATTTGTACGTTGAATGAAGAACAGTAA
- a CDS encoding HEAT repeat domain-containing protein: MSSTVLFIIYICIAILSIVNIAILFFTFFISIKEKIKQNRYAKVYSEMEPYVLAYIENSGKTLGGLKPKLKNRFGQEVVLDILLNYSQEQGEDISYLIEKLDYHSYLINKGKRNLTFSVIKKLGMTGSIHAYPLLVLGTKDKNFDKRYACYYAISKLNLSLEQKEEFLGSVTESGIQRDRITEMVDNLSLSTDQMVEILEEQSTEIGKVVLIRGLKNASDIKGYKKSKKLMKYLYDDSMEVRIATVNTLAHLGDLSFLPSLKELYFKEEMWQVRSAIAKAMYRFSHSDVIYILKDMANDNWWWVRFNAVEALARMGVEGVEALVDISLKSSNKKSANLAYYILNANQSVYQTVKGYSVHGNE, from the coding sequence ATGTCCTCTACAGTACTTTTTATTATTTATATTTGCATAGCTATTTTAAGTATAGTCAACATAGCTATTTTGTTTTTTACTTTTTTTATCTCTATTAAAGAGAAAATAAAGCAAAACCGTTACGCTAAGGTATATAGCGAAATGGAACCTTATGTATTAGCTTATATCGAAAACAGCGGTAAAACCCTAGGGGGCTTAAAACCAAAACTAAAAAATAGATTTGGGCAAGAAGTTGTGTTAGATATTCTTTTAAATTACAGTCAGGAGCAAGGTGAGGATATCTCCTATTTAATTGAAAAGCTAGATTATCATAGTTACCTTATAAATAAAGGTAAAAGAAATCTTACATTTTCAGTTATAAAGAAGTTAGGTATGACGGGAAGCATACATGCTTATCCTTTGTTAGTTCTGGGAACGAAGGATAAAAATTTTGATAAACGCTACGCTTGCTATTATGCTATCTCAAAGCTAAACTTAAGCTTAGAGCAAAAAGAAGAGTTTTTAGGTTCTGTTACTGAATCTGGCATCCAGCGAGATAGAATAACAGAGATGGTAGACAATTTAAGCCTTTCGACAGATCAGATGGTAGAGATTTTAGAGGAACAATCAACTGAGATAGGCAAGGTAGTTTTAATTAGGGGTTTGAAAAATGCCAGTGATATTAAAGGATATAAAAAAAGTAAAAAGTTAATGAAATACCTTTATGATGATTCCATGGAGGTAAGGATAGCTACTGTAAACACATTAGCTCACTTAGGAGATTTAAGCTTTTTACCTTCATTAAAAGAACTATATTTTAAAGAGGAAATGTGGCAGGTAAGATCGGCTATCGCTAAGGCAATGTACAGGTTTTCGCATAGCGATGTTATTTATATTTTAAAGGATATGGCAAATGACAACTGGTGGTGGGTTAGATTTAATGCTGTCGAGGCCCTTGCAAGGATGGGTGTAGAAGGTGTAGAAGCCTTGGTAGATATATCTTTGAAAAGCTCAAACAAGAAAAGCGCAAATCTTGCATATTATATTCTAAATGCCAATCAATCGGTTTATCAAACAGTGAAAGGATATTCGGTGCATGGGAATGAATGA
- the brnQ gene encoding branched-chain amino acid transport system II carrier protein → MTQKRKDILIVGFALFAMFFGAGNLIFPPALGQGAGVQVVPAILGFLLTGVGLPLLGIIAVSKSGGDLESLASKVNSKFGRFLACGVILTLGPLVAIPRTSATTYEMAIAPFFPNFNPIIFSAIYFMFVLIFVLKPSSLIDNIGKVLTPVLLLTMITIIAKGVLQPQGILIDTGINISFSNGFSEGYQTMDAMGATILGGIIIGAIRAKGYTKTKEISEITVRAGMVAAAGLAIIYGGLAYLGATAGDLPMDLSRPELIIQITNNLLGTLGQGLLGVAVGMACLTTSIGLTATAGEFFSKASNGKLGYKAICIATAVVSMGISNMGVDRIITFAEPILLILYPMIIVLVALAFLDKHIKSAAVYKGAVFSTVLISVIDVMGTFILPIPVLTPIVQGLPLSAQGFGWIFPAVLIGMLFYVRDHYTNYTKKKVEYTH, encoded by the coding sequence ATGACCCAAAAAAGAAAAGATATTTTGATAGTTGGATTTGCGTTATTTGCTATGTTTTTTGGTGCAGGTAATTTAATTTTCCCCCCGGCCTTAGGGCAAGGGGCAGGTGTACAGGTGGTCCCAGCAATTCTTGGCTTTTTATTAACAGGAGTTGGTCTGCCACTTTTAGGTATTATTGCAGTTTCGAAGTCTGGAGGAGATTTAGAAAGCTTGGCTTCTAAGGTCAACAGTAAGTTTGGAAGGTTTTTAGCCTGTGGGGTAATTCTAACCCTAGGGCCATTGGTTGCTATTCCAAGAACAAGTGCCACTACTTATGAGATGGCCATTGCTCCATTTTTTCCTAATTTTAATCCTATTATTTTTTCAGCTATATATTTTATGTTCGTGTTGATATTTGTACTAAAGCCTTCTTCTTTAATTGATAATATCGGGAAAGTGCTTACGCCAGTTCTTCTTTTAACTATGATTACTATTATCGCAAAGGGAGTTTTACAGCCCCAAGGAATACTTATAGATACAGGGATAAATATCTCTTTTTCAAACGGATTTTCTGAAGGGTACCAAACCATGGATGCCATGGGGGCCACTATTTTAGGAGGAATTATAATAGGGGCCATTCGAGCCAAGGGATATACAAAAACCAAGGAAATCTCAGAAATTACTGTGCGAGCGGGAATGGTAGCTGCAGCAGGGCTAGCCATTATATATGGGGGGCTAGCTTATTTAGGGGCCACAGCTGGAGATCTGCCAATGGACTTATCTAGGCCTGAGTTAATAATTCAAATTACAAATAATCTTTTAGGGACATTGGGGCAAGGCTTATTGGGGGTTGCTGTGGGAATGGCGTGCTTAACTACCTCAATTGGACTGACCGCCACTGCTGGGGAATTTTTCAGCAAGGCTTCTAATGGAAAGTTAGGATATAAAGCTATTTGTATTGCTACTGCCGTTGTGAGCATGGGGATTTCCAACATGGGTGTAGATAGAATTATCACTTTTGCAGAGCCCATTTTGCTAATTTTATACCCTATGATTATTGTGCTAGTAGCCTTAGCCTTTTTAGATAAGCATATAAAAAGTGCAGCAGTGTACAAAGGCGCTGTGTTTTCTACCGTATTGATCAGCGTAATTGATGTGATGGGCACATTTATTTTACCAATTCCTGTTTTAACTCCAATAGTACAGGGGTTGCCGTTGTCTGCTCAGGGTTTTGGGTGGATTTTCCCAGCAGTTTTGATCGGCATGCTGTTTTATGTACGTGATCATTATACAAATTACACCAAAAAGAAAGTGGAATATACACACTAA
- a CDS encoding DEAD/DEAH box helicase, producing MGNKTKGKKLIVCFTQQGFKLDFISKKGPSSDNGFEEKIYKDYLENPYKMLFYLGFTDSDKSWSDSLSFLHTVAVDFITNISKTADIELSRENAVIIPSEDGLGKILDGMPFVIGQEFINAKWIEENYRKLTEVFADEIKDYSGTVEEFLLEHNSEINVVGRVYFHLVENKLSEHPFAFLATYSTEDKRQKKIINTPLKNALYEFKNQDDKILNLLSTVSKAAEKSEFISELVESGELFSPLKLTSEEAYTFLKEIPTYEECGILCRIPNWWKKKRNSLKISLKVGEDEPSQVGMDALLNFSPQLYLGDEKLTEAELKKLLAETDGLSYIKGKWIEVDQDKLRSTLEAYEKAKGLLQTGEYNIAEAIRMQLNGGELLNVEEDVDLEISNGQWLESVTSKMNRPRLIETTPLGDDFKAKLRNYQHEGVNWLRYMKDLGFGACLADDMGLGKTVQVIALLEHIRQTKSAKNLLIIPASLMGNWQKEIENFAPKLKYKMVYSSKEEVDLQNENINLYVTTYGMAVRKEELQTVKWDLVILDEAQAIKNPGTKQTKSVKQLEAKSKIALTGTPIENSLSDLWSLFDFLNPGLLGNAQEFKRFTKGLKHSQQGYSKLRSVVNPFILRRLKTDKKVISDLPEKMEMKTYASLSKKQAVLYSKLVEELEEKLQDSVGIERKGLVLASITKFKQICNHPDQYLGQNTYSKAQSGKFERLQDICETIYNKRERVLVFTQFREMTGPIADHLEKIFNRKGLTLHGGTPAKKRTELVEKFNGQEYVPFMVLSLKAGGVGLNLTSANHVIHFDRWWNPAVENQATDRAFRIGQQKNVMVHKLITSGTIEEKIDGMITGKSKLASDVVTSSKEKWITELDNDELMELFTLPQAGES from the coding sequence ATGGGGAATAAAACAAAAGGAAAAAAGTTAATAGTTTGTTTTACACAACAAGGGTTTAAGCTTGACTTTATTAGTAAAAAAGGTCCCTCAAGTGATAATGGATTTGAGGAAAAAATTTATAAAGATTATTTAGAAAACCCTTATAAGATGCTTTTTTATTTAGGGTTTACTGACAGTGATAAAAGCTGGTCTGATTCGTTAAGCTTTTTACACACTGTAGCGGTTGATTTTATAACAAATATTTCAAAAACTGCTGATATTGAGCTTAGTCGTGAGAATGCTGTTATAATACCTTCGGAGGATGGACTGGGTAAGATTTTAGATGGTATGCCCTTTGTTATCGGACAAGAATTTATAAACGCTAAGTGGATTGAAGAAAATTATCGCAAGCTAACAGAAGTGTTTGCCGATGAAATCAAAGATTATTCTGGCACAGTGGAAGAGTTTCTGCTAGAACATAACTCCGAAATAAATGTAGTAGGAAGGGTGTATTTTCATTTAGTTGAAAACAAATTAAGTGAGCACCCTTTTGCCTTTTTGGCAACTTACAGCACAGAAGATAAAAGGCAGAAAAAAATCATAAATACGCCGCTAAAAAATGCCCTTTATGAATTTAAAAACCAAGATGATAAAATACTTAATCTGCTATCGACGGTAAGTAAAGCAGCTGAAAAAAGTGAGTTTATATCTGAACTAGTTGAAAGTGGAGAGCTTTTTAGCCCTCTTAAGCTTACCAGTGAGGAAGCTTACACCTTTTTAAAAGAAATCCCTACTTATGAAGAGTGCGGAATTCTTTGCAGAATACCTAATTGGTGGAAAAAGAAAAGAAATTCACTAAAGATTTCTTTAAAAGTAGGAGAAGATGAGCCATCACAGGTAGGTATGGATGCGCTGCTAAATTTTAGCCCACAGCTTTATTTAGGTGATGAGAAATTGACTGAGGCAGAGTTAAAAAAGCTGCTAGCTGAAACCGACGGGTTATCGTATATAAAAGGAAAATGGATAGAGGTGGATCAAGATAAGTTACGTTCAACTCTTGAGGCATACGAAAAGGCAAAAGGATTATTACAAACAGGGGAGTATAACATAGCAGAAGCTATTCGTATGCAGTTAAATGGCGGTGAACTTCTTAACGTAGAAGAAGATGTGGACCTTGAAATAAGTAATGGACAGTGGCTTGAAAGTGTTACGTCTAAGATGAACAGACCAAGGTTAATAGAAACCACCCCCCTTGGTGATGATTTTAAGGCAAAACTTCGTAACTACCAACATGAGGGAGTAAACTGGCTTCGGTATATGAAAGACTTAGGGTTTGGTGCTTGCTTAGCTGATGATATGGGCTTAGGCAAAACGGTACAAGTTATCGCCCTTTTAGAGCACATTCGGCAAACAAAATCAGCAAAAAACCTATTAATAATACCTGCATCGCTGATGGGTAATTGGCAAAAAGAAATTGAAAATTTTGCTCCTAAGCTAAAATATAAAATGGTATACAGTAGCAAGGAAGAAGTGGATTTGCAAAATGAAAATATCAACCTATATGTAACTACCTATGGCATGGCGGTGCGAAAAGAAGAGCTACAGACAGTTAAATGGGATCTAGTTATATTAGATGAGGCACAAGCTATCAAAAATCCCGGCACTAAGCAAACTAAATCAGTAAAACAACTAGAGGCAAAATCAAAAATAGCTTTAACCGGTACTCCTATCGAAAACAGTCTTTCTGATTTATGGTCGCTATTTGACTTTTTAAACCCCGGACTACTTGGAAATGCCCAAGAATTTAAGCGGTTTACTAAAGGATTGAAACATTCACAGCAAGGCTACTCCAAACTCCGATCTGTGGTCAACCCGTTTATTTTGCGTCGCCTTAAGACCGATAAAAAAGTAATATCAGACCTGCCGGAAAAAATGGAGATGAAAACTTATGCCTCTCTTTCTAAAAAGCAAGCGGTGTTATACAGTAAGTTAGTTGAGGAGCTGGAGGAAAAACTACAAGATTCTGTTGGTATTGAGAGGAAAGGTTTGGTGCTGGCAAGTATCACAAAATTTAAGCAGATATGTAATCATCCCGACCAATACCTAGGTCAAAACACATATAGCAAAGCTCAAAGCGGCAAATTCGAAAGGCTTCAGGATATATGTGAAACCATTTATAATAAGAGAGAAAGGGTGTTAGTGTTTACCCAGTTTAGAGAAATGACTGGCCCTATTGCTGACCACCTAGAGAAGATATTTAATCGCAAGGGACTTACTTTACATGGCGGCACACCTGCTAAAAAGCGGACTGAGCTTGTGGAAAAGTTCAACGGCCAGGAGTATGTTCCCTTTATGGTTCTTTCTTTAAAGGCTGGAGGGGTAGGGTTAAACTTAACCTCTGCCAACCATGTAATCCATTTTGATCGTTGGTGGAACCCAGCTGTGGAAAATCAAGCAACGGACCGTGCCTTTAGAATAGGTCAGCAAAAAAATGTCATGGTCCACAAGCTGATAACATCTGGAACTATCGAGGAGAAAATAGATGGTATGATTACAGGAAAAAGTAAGTTAGCAAGTGATGTTGTTACATCTTCAAAAGAAAAATGGATCACTGAATTAGATAATGATGAGCTGATGGAGCTGTTTACTTTACCGCAGGCAGGTGAAAGCTAA
- a CDS encoding alpha/beta hydrolase, with amino-acid sequence MNKRRIFKWTLIAIPLLVVLAITFIVVGSYVEHRRLVEQEKEEYPAPGILVDVNDDGNQLHVYTEGEGEETLVFMSGLGTSSPVYDFQVLYEKLSTDYKIAVVERAGYGWSDITSSSRSVEVVLEETRTALKLSGHKPPYILYPHSLSGLEAIHWANLYPEEVKAIVGLDSLVPEYYEKTGEDPSFSRVVGFLINSGLVRNQPEVFDNNFHAMAKGHLTDEQAKVARTIFYRRVQTKNMWEESDMLPHNSKKVSELGKPDIPFHIFISGENEEEYWKDSLIAYANATGGEFFILDAGHYIHLDKAELIAEKSREIITNLDDD; translated from the coding sequence ATGAATAAGAGAAGAATATTTAAATGGACTTTAATAGCTATCCCCCTTTTGGTAGTTTTGGCTATAACTTTTATAGTTGTAGGTAGCTATGTTGAACATAGGAGACTAGTGGAACAGGAAAAGGAAGAGTATCCTGCACCGGGTATTCTTGTGGATGTTAATGATGATGGTAACCAATTGCATGTTTATACAGAAGGGGAAGGTGAAGAAACACTAGTTTTTATGTCGGGGCTTGGAACTAGCTCGCCAGTATATGACTTCCAGGTTCTTTATGAAAAATTATCAACCGATTATAAAATTGCTGTAGTGGAGCGAGCAGGATATGGTTGGAGTGATATAACATCTAGTTCTAGAAGCGTTGAAGTTGTTTTAGAGGAAACTCGTACCGCACTTAAGCTTTCAGGCCACAAACCTCCTTACATTTTGTATCCTCATTCATTGTCTGGTTTAGAGGCGATACATTGGGCCAATCTTTATCCAGAAGAAGTTAAAGCAATTGTGGGTTTGGACTCACTTGTCCCAGAGTATTATGAGAAAACTGGGGAAGATCCTTCTTTTTCACGTGTGGTAGGTTTTTTGATTAATAGTGGACTTGTGCGAAACCAGCCAGAAGTTTTTGATAACAACTTTCACGCTATGGCGAAAGGACACTTAACAGATGAGCAAGCTAAAGTTGCTAGAACAATTTTTTATAGACGGGTTCAAACAAAAAATATGTGGGAAGAGTCTGATATGCTACCACATAACTCTAAAAAAGTTTCTGAGCTAGGAAAACCTGATATACCTTTTCATATTTTCATTTCTGGTGAAAACGAAGAAGAATACTGGAAGGATAGTTTAATCGCTTATGCAAATGCAACTGGGGGAGAATTTTTTATATTGGATGCGGGGCATTATATTCATCTGGACAAAGCTGAGCTAATCGCAGAAAAAAGTAGGGAAATTATTACTAATTTAGATGATGATTAA
- a CDS encoding tryptophan-rich sensory protein, which yields MSTKGSALIKTIVTLSFLAMVLVNLLANIIPINDVETGDVSEAFENLFAPAGFTFAIWGVIYISLAGYTVYQLGLFHKAGNYKGDLLKKVGVYFTISSIANILWIFAWHYYLIGVSMVLMVVILVSLILIYSELNQSKLDRRDRVFLKYPFSIYFGWITVATIANVFTLMVSVGWDGLGLSGQILTAIAIIIGLAIAVTIIKRNKDILYGLVIIGAL from the coding sequence ATGAGTACAAAAGGGAGCGCCTTAATAAAAACTATTGTTACTCTATCATTTTTAGCAATGGTTTTGGTTAACCTTCTGGCAAACATAATTCCAATAAATGATGTGGAAACTGGTGATGTATCTGAAGCTTTTGAAAACCTCTTTGCACCGGCAGGATTTACTTTTGCTATCTGGGGGGTTATTTATATCTCGCTTGCAGGGTACACAGTTTATCAACTGGGTCTTTTTCACAAGGCTGGTAATTATAAAGGTGATTTGCTTAAAAAAGTAGGGGTGTACTTTACAATATCATCCATAGCAAATATACTATGGATTTTTGCATGGCACTACTACCTTATAGGTGTATCTATGGTGTTAATGGTTGTTATTTTGGTTAGCTTAATACTGATATACAGTGAATTAAACCAAAGCAAGCTTGATCGTAGAGATAGAGTGTTTTTAAAATACCCCTTTAGCATATATTTTGGGTGGATAACGGTGGCTACCATAGCAAATGTCTTCACTTTAATGGTTAGTGTAGGCTGGGACGGACTTGGATTATCTGGACAAATTTTAACCGCTATAGCCATTATTATTGGTCTAGCTATAGCGGTAACAATAATAAAAAGAAACAAAGATATTCTATATGGTCTGGTAATAATTGGAGCTTTATAG
- a CDS encoding GGDEF domain-containing protein yields the protein MSISQQNLEKVVEKLTSFDKMYQIMRIIDPIKKKVLINKGGDIFTEKEESCYSFWTKNTVCQNCVSTRAYNEDDTIIKMEYTDDKVFMTTAVPVNIGHSKVVVELLKDVTKSMVLGEGELKDSIEMKFLLDKANLAVVTDELTKVYNKRYIMERLPVELLTTHISSEPLSIIMGDIDHFKNVNDTYGHSAGDYVLREFALRVKNNTRENKGWVARFGGEEFLICLPGTDKKEALKIADRVRRVVKEKEFSYKDINIKLTSSFGVVTAKEANISDYDHLIEAVDKNLYQAKQNGRDCVVG from the coding sequence ATGAGTATATCTCAACAAAACCTAGAAAAAGTGGTGGAAAAGCTAACTTCGTTTGATAAAATGTATCAGATTATGAGAATTATAGACCCCATAAAGAAAAAAGTTTTAATTAACAAAGGTGGAGATATTTTTACTGAAAAAGAAGAGTCGTGCTATAGTTTTTGGACAAAAAACACCGTTTGTCAAAATTGTGTCTCTACTAGAGCCTATAATGAAGATGATACAATTATCAAAATGGAATACACCGATGATAAGGTTTTTATGACAACGGCAGTTCCAGTAAATATAGGACACTCAAAAGTCGTGGTGGAGCTTTTGAAGGATGTGACAAAAAGTATGGTTTTAGGCGAAGGAGAGCTTAAAGATAGTATAGAAATGAAGTTTTTGTTAGACAAAGCCAATCTAGCTGTTGTAACTGACGAACTTACTAAAGTTTATAACAAGAGATACATAATGGAAAGGTTGCCTGTAGAGCTACTCACCACTCATATAAGCAGTGAGCCCTTGTCTATTATCATGGGAGATATAGACCACTTTAAGAATGTTAATGATACGTATGGGCATAGCGCTGGAGATTATGTTTTAAGGGAGTTTGCCCTGCGCGTTAAGAATAATACTAGAGAAAATAAAGGGTGGGTAGCTAGGTTTGGTGGAGAGGAGTTTTTAATCTGCCTTCCTGGAACTGACAAAAAGGAAGCTCTTAAAATAGCGGATAGAGTACGAAGAGTAGTAAAGGAAAAAGAATTTAGTTACAAAGATATCAATATCAAGCTGACATCAAGCTTTGGTGTAGTAACAGCAAAAGAAGCCAATATAAGTGATTATGACCACCTTATAGAAGCTGTAGATAAAAATCTTTATCAAGCTAAACAAAATGGAAGAGATTGTGTTGTCGGATAA
- the hutG gene encoding formimidoylglutamase: MFSNSYKITDSQTWQGRVDSKDNYDAFRWHQWVEILDLRRDDLTPYEGKLGFAFIGFCCDEGVKKNKGRTGAANGPKAIRKELSSLPCRFTKEVKLFDAGDIFYEDSLEKTQEQLNMAVKKVLDLNLFPIVLGGGHEVAFGSYKGILEHLKQKYKKPNIGIINFDAHFDLRPYPDGGSSGSMFHQIADICKQQELDFNYLCLGIQKHSNTRELFSTADNLGVKYVLAKDIIHNDIWSTLEKIDDFLRMKGEFYITICSDVFSSSVAPGVSSTQPLGLEPEKVIRFIKYILRTKKIIGFDVAEVAPRFDQDNTTANLVSVLIFALVTTMADNHNLSW, encoded by the coding sequence ATGTTTAGTAACAGTTATAAAATAACAGATAGTCAAACATGGCAGGGTAGAGTTGACAGTAAAGACAATTATGATGCCTTTAGATGGCATCAGTGGGTTGAGATTTTAGATTTAAGACGGGATGATTTAACACCATATGAAGGTAAGTTAGGGTTTGCTTTTATAGGTTTTTGTTGTGACGAAGGAGTCAAAAAAAACAAAGGCAGAACTGGTGCCGCAAATGGACCTAAGGCTATTAGAAAAGAGTTATCTAGCCTTCCCTGTAGGTTTACTAAAGAGGTGAAGCTCTTTGATGCTGGGGATATATTCTATGAAGACAGCTTGGAAAAAACCCAAGAGCAATTGAACATGGCAGTAAAAAAGGTGTTAGACTTAAACCTTTTCCCTATTGTGCTGGGGGGAGGGCATGAAGTAGCTTTTGGTAGTTATAAAGGTATTTTAGAGCATTTAAAACAAAAATATAAAAAGCCTAACATAGGCATAATTAACTTTGACGCTCACTTTGATTTGCGACCATACCCCGATGGCGGCAGCTCAGGAAGTATGTTCCATCAAATTGCAGATATTTGTAAGCAGCAAGAACTAGATTTTAACTACTTATGTCTAGGTATCCAAAAACATAGTAACACTAGAGAGCTTTTTAGCACTGCAGATAATCTAGGCGTTAAGTATGTTCTAGCTAAGGATATTATCCATAATGATATATGGAGCACATTAGAAAAGATAGATGATTTTCTAAGAATGAAAGGAGAATTTTACATTACCATATGCTCCGACGTTTTTTCATCCTCTGTAGCTCCAGGAGTAAGCTCGACCCAGCCTCTAGGATTAGAACCTGAAAAAGTTATCCGCTTTATTAAGTATATTCTAAGAACCAAAAAAATCATCGGCTTTGATGTAGCGGAAGTTGCTCCGCGATTTGACCAAGATAACACCACAGCCAACCTAGTATCAGTATTGATATTTGCCTTAGTGACAACAATGGCCGACAATCATAATCTGTCTTGGTAG